One Ignavibacteriales bacterium DNA window includes the following coding sequences:
- a CDS encoding ATP-grasp domain-containing protein, translating into MKVAIVFNEANLNYYKERNKEQKKALDFVPYFDVEYYNPFDCFEQMAQGLRDVGYEAYTLNIKDNYEVFLKDYKKNKPDVVFNLVEIFHDRANLEMSFAGLMELMRVPYTGADPIALGTCQRKTMAKSIMHAFNIQTPNYQIITGTEDIEEIHLKFPIIVKPAMEDASIGIEFDSVVESYESLKNKIENVLFNMHQYALIEEYIDGRELNVAVLGDKKLKVLPISEIDFSRMPDHLHNIVSFQAKWDPYHEAYHSTVAICPAILPKEVEEKAQELALRTFRALGCRDYARVDMRLSAKNELFVLEVNPNPDLTEDAGFMRSTKASGITFKKTLKRIVDLAYVRKEVVKQ; encoded by the coding sequence ATGAAAGTTGCAATAGTGTTTAATGAAGCTAATTTAAATTATTATAAGGAACGGAATAAAGAACAGAAAAAGGCTCTTGATTTTGTACCATACTTTGACGTGGAATATTACAATCCTTTCGATTGCTTTGAACAAATGGCTCAAGGTTTAAGAGATGTTGGATACGAAGCTTACACTTTGAATATCAAAGATAATTACGAAGTTTTTCTTAAAGATTATAAAAAGAATAAACCAGATGTGGTCTTTAACCTGGTTGAGATTTTTCACGATAGAGCAAATCTTGAAATGAGTTTTGCTGGATTAATGGAATTAATGAGAGTTCCATATACAGGAGCAGACCCAATTGCACTCGGCACTTGCCAGCGCAAAACAATGGCAAAAAGTATAATGCATGCTTTCAATATACAGACTCCTAATTATCAAATTATTACCGGTACAGAAGATATTGAGGAAATTCATCTTAAGTTTCCGATAATTGTAAAACCAGCAATGGAAGATGCCAGCATTGGAATTGAGTTCGACTCGGTAGTGGAAAGTTACGAATCATTAAAAAATAAAATTGAAAATGTTCTTTTTAATATGCACCAATATGCACTAATTGAAGAATATATTGATGGAAGAGAGCTGAATGTTGCTGTACTTGGTGATAAAAAATTAAAAGTGCTGCCAATAAGTGAAATAGATTTTTCTAGAATGCCTGATCATTTGCATAACATTGTTAGCTTTCAAGCAAAATGGGATCCTTACCACGAAGCTTACCATTCCACAGTAGCCATTTGTCCAGCAATCCTTCCTAAAGAAGTTGAAGAAAAAGCACAAGAGTTAGCTCTTCGAACATTCAGAGCACTTGGGTGCAGAGATTATGCACGAGTAGATATGCGTCTTTCCGCTAAGAATGAATTATTTGTCCTGGAAGTAAATCCTAACCCAGATTTAACAGAAGACGCTGGTTTTATGCGTTCTACAAAAGCGTCTGGTATTACATTCAAGAAAACTTTGAAAAGGATCGTGGATTTGGCTTATGTTAGAAAAGAAGTAGTAAAGCAGTAA